In Desulfuromonadaceae bacterium, a single window of DNA contains:
- a CDS encoding 4Fe-4S dicluster domain-containing protein, with translation MSGISRRRFLAASVAGCAATTLAGTKKALASGSFSGYPEGMGVLVDLTRCVGCRSCEAACNKEQQLPAPELPFDDKSVFDQTFHDGKQLRRPDENAYTVVNRYQPASSDQPVYRKVQCNHCSEPACLTSCFVNAYTKTKEGAVIYNSKVCVGCRNCMIACPFHIPGYSYSSAFDPVVKKCIFCHETRLKNGLPPACVEICPQEALTFGKRKELLKIGNNRIQTHPGRYVNRIYGENELGGTSWMYLSPVPFSEVGFDPNPGNDPIINQVKDFLGTVPMVLAIWPAMFAGFHLLAKKHDGHEGHDQTADTTPGDEGDEQ, from the coding sequence ATGAGTGGAATCAGTCGACGAAGATTTCTTGCCGCGAGTGTGGCAGGATGTGCCGCCACAACTTTGGCCGGCACAAAAAAAGCCCTGGCAAGCGGATCATTTTCCGGCTACCCGGAGGGCATGGGGGTATTGGTCGATTTGACGCGCTGCGTCGGCTGCCGCAGCTGCGAAGCAGCCTGCAACAAGGAGCAACAGCTGCCAGCACCGGAGTTACCTTTTGATGACAAATCAGTGTTTGACCAAACTTTCCATGACGGCAAACAGTTGCGGCGTCCCGATGAAAATGCCTATACGGTTGTAAATCGCTACCAACCTGCCAGCAGCGATCAGCCCGTTTACCGCAAAGTGCAGTGCAATCATTGCAGCGAGCCTGCCTGCCTCACCTCCTGTTTTGTCAATGCCTATACCAAAACGAAGGAAGGGGCTGTCATCTATAATTCCAAAGTTTGTGTTGGCTGCCGTAACTGTATGATTGCCTGCCCGTTTCACATCCCTGGCTACAGTTACTCCAGCGCCTTTGATCCAGTCGTTAAAAAGTGTATTTTCTGCCACGAAACACGGCTGAAGAATGGCCTGCCACCGGCCTGTGTCGAGATTTGCCCGCAGGAAGCACTAACCTTCGGCAAGCGCAAGGAACTACTCAAAATCGGAAATAACCGCATTCAGACACACCCAGGCCGCTACGTGAATCGAATCTATGGAGAAAACGAGTTGGGTGGAACCAGTTGGATGTATCTGTCCCCGGTACCCTTTAGCGAAGTGGGTTTCGACCCGAATCCGGGGAACGATCCAATTATCAATCAGGTGAAGGATTTCCTCGGCACCGTGCCGATGGTTCTCGCCATCTGGCCCGCAATGTTTGCCGGTTTCCACCTCCTTGCAAAAAAACATGACGGCCATGAGGGGCATGACCAAACCGCCGACACAACACCAGGCGACGAGGGAGATGAACAATGA
- a CDS encoding cytochrome c family protein, translating into MNAKLFGVTLIMAVSILATGSLSLAGDMPEQVSLDTMVKYFSGVKFDHAMHTELGEDCSHCHHHTTGTGTTDSRCVSCHTDSDGVANVACRDCHVVDPFSAEHLNQKALSRYQFHIDKPGLKAVYHWNCVGCHETMNGPTGCQTCHTRTPDGDALFHADASPVDTNWVKQLFDLK; encoded by the coding sequence ATGAACGCTAAGTTATTCGGAGTTACCTTGATCATGGCGGTGTCGATCCTCGCGACAGGTAGCCTGAGTCTGGCAGGCGACATGCCTGAACAAGTGTCGCTCGATACCATGGTCAAGTATTTCTCCGGCGTCAAATTTGATCATGCCATGCATACCGAGTTGGGGGAAGATTGCTCGCACTGCCATCATCATACCACCGGAACAGGAACAACCGACTCACGTTGCGTAAGCTGCCATACTGACAGTGACGGTGTCGCTAACGTTGCATGTCGTGATTGCCATGTCGTCGATCCATTTTCTGCGGAACACCTTAATCAAAAAGCCCTGTCCCGCTACCAGTTTCATATCGACAAACCCGGCCTGAAAGCGGTGTATCACTGGAACTGCGTCGGTTGCCATGAAACGATGAATGGGCCAACGGGATGTCAGACGTGTCATACCAGAACGCCGGACGGCGACGCCTTGTTTCACGCGGATGCGTCCCCCGTTGACACGAATTGGGTCAAACAGTTGTTTGATTTGAAATGA